One stretch of Lacimicrobium alkaliphilum DNA includes these proteins:
- a CDS encoding GMC oxidoreductase, with translation MQDNKIVQNTDEEFDVLVIGSGITGGWAAKEFCEAGLKVLLIERGRLVEHRKDYPTEGKGPWEYPYRTRTDNLLTERDHAIQQQCYAFNDTTKHFFGNDRELPYTTEEGTEFSWIRANQLGGKSLLWARQTFRLSDYDLSANAKDGHGIDWPIRYKDLQPWYDYVERFAGIAAGQDNLPQLPDSIGQPAFELTKPELDFQAAMARHFPDRPVVTGRCAHLTQPSNIQLELGRVTCQARHECYRGCSFGAYFSTQSATLPAAARTGNLHIAPNSVVHSLNYDEAKKRVSGVRVIDNDDLSEREYRGKLVFLCASTLGSTQILLNSVSKTFPDGLANSSGVLGRYLMDHNYNAWASAIIPGYEEEYYKGRRPTGIYIPNTHFEPSRYHKKFIRGYGLAGSASRGNWQGMSSSDGFGADFKQRMTQAGPWRIWMGAQGEMLPRADNQVSLHPTRKDKWGIPQLHFNCKWSENELTMMEHARDTAIDMLQKAGFEDIQARATQAPPGLAIHEVGTARMGDDPKQSVLNKYNQAHDVANLFVTDGSSFCSSGVVNPSLTFMALTVRAAHYAVEQLKAGRL, from the coding sequence ATGCAAGATAACAAGATTGTGCAAAACACGGATGAGGAATTTGATGTACTGGTGATCGGCTCCGGTATTACCGGTGGCTGGGCGGCTAAAGAATTTTGTGAGGCTGGACTGAAGGTGTTGCTGATTGAGCGGGGCAGGCTGGTTGAGCACCGCAAGGATTATCCCACCGAAGGCAAAGGGCCCTGGGAATACCCCTACCGTACCCGCACCGACAATTTGCTGACGGAGCGGGATCACGCTATTCAGCAACAGTGCTATGCCTTTAATGACACCACTAAACACTTTTTTGGTAACGATCGTGAACTGCCCTATACCACTGAGGAAGGCACCGAATTCAGCTGGATCCGCGCTAATCAGCTGGGCGGTAAGTCATTGCTGTGGGCGCGCCAGACTTTTCGCCTGAGTGATTATGACCTCAGTGCCAATGCAAAAGATGGACATGGCATCGACTGGCCTATCCGCTATAAGGATCTGCAGCCCTGGTACGATTATGTGGAACGCTTTGCCGGTATTGCCGCTGGCCAGGACAACCTGCCACAACTGCCTGACAGCATCGGTCAGCCTGCATTTGAACTGACCAAACCTGAACTGGACTTTCAGGCTGCGATGGCCCGTCATTTCCCCGATCGTCCGGTGGTAACCGGGCGCTGTGCCCATTTGACCCAGCCCAGCAACATCCAGCTGGAACTGGGCCGGGTCACCTGCCAGGCCCGCCACGAGTGTTATCGTGGCTGCTCATTTGGTGCCTATTTCTCTACCCAGAGCGCCACGCTGCCAGCCGCGGCCCGTACCGGTAATCTGCATATCGCACCCAACAGTGTGGTGCACAGCCTCAACTATGACGAGGCTAAAAAGCGGGTGAGCGGAGTGCGGGTGATTGATAACGACGACTTAAGCGAACGTGAATACCGCGGTAAGCTGGTATTTCTGTGTGCTTCTACCTTAGGTTCCACCCAGATCCTGCTGAATTCGGTGAGCAAGACGTTTCCGGATGGGCTGGCCAACTCTTCCGGTGTGCTCGGGCGCTATCTGATGGATCACAACTACAACGCCTGGGCTTCGGCGATTATTCCCGGTTACGAAGAGGAGTATTACAAGGGCCGTCGTCCAACCGGTATCTATATTCCCAACACTCACTTTGAGCCGTCCCGTTATCACAAGAAGTTTATCCGTGGTTATGGGCTGGCTGGCAGTGCTTCCCGTGGTAACTGGCAGGGCATGAGCAGCTCAGATGGTTTTGGTGCCGACTTTAAGCAGCGCATGACCCAGGCTGGCCCCTGGCGGATCTGGATGGGTGCTCAGGGTGAAATGCTGCCAAGGGCCGACAACCAGGTCAGCCTGCACCCGACCCGCAAAGACAAATGGGGTATTCCGCAGTTGCATTTCAACTGTAAATGGTCTGAAAACGAACTGACCATGATGGAACATGCCAGAGATACTGCCATTGATATGCTTCAGAAGGCCGGTTTCGAGGATATCCAGGCCCGTGCCACCCAGGCGCCACCGGGGCTGGCCATCCATGAAGTGGGAACGGCAAGAATGGGTGATGATCCTAAGCAGTCGGTGCTGAACAAATATAATCAGGCTCATGATGTGGCCAACCTTTTTGTTACCGACGGCTCCAGTTTCTGTTCCTCTGGTGTGGTAAATCCATCACTGACCTTTATGGCTCTGACCGTCAGAGCGGCGCACTATGCCGTTGAACAACTTAAGGCCGGGCGTCTTTAA
- a CDS encoding sugar phosphate isomerase/epimerase family protein, translated as MKMFRVLLITLTLLPGLALAEADIKLPGISVQLWSVKDEVEKDLDKTLVQLAEMGFDGVEFARNFGPYADNPAALKARLDELGLACSGAHIDFDSLNEANRYHTFAFYHTLGCPTLIVPWDERAFAADTVKQTVADLNRFLPVVNAYGLDFGYHNHAQEFSTGGHGSETLWDYIATHTPDNLVLQQDVGWSYFAGHDPAAYVRAYPNRTLTTHYKAKLREGDNGKVLIGQDNIDWQALLSANIEAGGTHWLVVEQEEYPDNLTPMQAVKKSKQGLEKEIKKWKQSQ; from the coding sequence ATGAAAATGTTCAGAGTACTACTCATAACCTTGACGCTGCTGCCAGGATTGGCCCTGGCTGAAGCTGATATTAAACTGCCAGGCATCAGCGTGCAGCTGTGGTCGGTTAAAGATGAGGTGGAAAAGGACCTGGATAAGACCCTGGTGCAGCTCGCCGAAATGGGCTTCGATGGTGTGGAATTTGCCCGCAACTTTGGCCCCTACGCCGATAATCCGGCAGCATTAAAGGCCCGTTTAGATGAACTGGGTCTGGCCTGCAGCGGTGCTCATATTGATTTTGACTCGCTGAATGAGGCCAATCGCTATCATACCTTTGCCTTTTACCATACGCTGGGTTGCCCTACCCTGATTGTGCCCTGGGATGAGCGGGCCTTTGCCGCCGACACTGTCAAACAGACCGTAGCCGATCTTAACCGCTTTTTGCCAGTGGTGAATGCGTACGGGCTGGATTTTGGTTATCACAATCATGCGCAGGAATTCTCCACCGGAGGGCATGGCAGCGAAACCTTGTGGGACTATATCGCCACTCATACTCCGGACAACCTGGTGTTGCAGCAGGATGTGGGCTGGAGCTATTTTGCCGGCCATGATCCGGCGGCTTATGTAAGGGCGTATCCTAACCGTACCCTGACCACCCACTACAAGGCTAAGCTGCGCGAGGGTGATAATGGCAAGGTGTTGATCGGACAGGACAATATTGACTGGCAGGCGCTGCTCAGCGCCAATATTGAAGCGGGCGGAACCCACTGGCTGGTGGTGGAACAGGAAGAATACCCGGACAACCTGACGCCCATGCAGGCGGTGAAAAAATCCAAACAGGGGCTGGAGAAAGAGATAAAAAAATGGAAGCAGAGCCAGTAA
- a CDS encoding PhzF family phenazine biosynthesis protein has product MRWFTPVEEVDLCGHATLAAAHVLFTHLGHGSDEIVFTSRSGELIVRQTGNGMTMNFPASLPQPVKPPAGLTEGLGCQPAEVLSAFDYIVVLEDEEQVRNLEPDFSSWMNLDLRGVVVTAPGKEADFVSRCFFPKLRVNEDPVTGSAHCETAPYWSEKLAKTTLTARQLSARTGTITCQLKGSRIELTGQCADYMQGEIILSN; this is encoded by the coding sequence TTGCGCTGGTTTACCCCCGTTGAGGAAGTGGATCTCTGCGGCCATGCGACCCTGGCCGCTGCACACGTTTTATTTACCCATTTAGGTCACGGTAGTGATGAGATTGTGTTTACCAGCCGCAGCGGTGAACTGATAGTGCGCCAGACCGGCAATGGCATGACAATGAACTTTCCGGCCTCTTTGCCACAGCCAGTAAAGCCACCGGCAGGATTAACCGAAGGCTTGGGCTGCCAGCCTGCCGAGGTGTTAAGCGCATTTGATTATATTGTGGTGCTGGAGGATGAAGAGCAGGTACGTAACCTGGAGCCGGATTTTTCCAGCTGGATGAATCTGGACTTAAGGGGCGTTGTCGTAACGGCTCCGGGCAAAGAAGCAGATTTTGTCAGCCGCTGTTTCTTTCCCAAATTACGGGTCAATGAGGATCCGGTAACGGGCTCTGCTCATTGTGAGACCGCACCCTACTGGTCAGAAAAACTCGCCAAAACAACGCTGACGGCCAGACAGTTGTCGGCACGCACCGGCACAATAACCTGCCAGCTAAAAGGTAGCCGTATCGAGCTGACAGGCCAGTGCGCGGATTATATGCAGGGTGAGATTATCCTTAGCAACTAA
- a CDS encoding PhzF family phenazine biosynthesis protein, with amino-acid sequence MKLPLYQVDAFAERPFVGNPAAVCPLTEWLDDSLLQQIAEENNLSETAFL; translated from the coding sequence ATGAAATTACCGCTATACCAGGTCGATGCCTTTGCAGAGCGACCCTTTGTTGGCAATCCAGCGGCAGTTTGCCCCCTGACTGAGTGGCTTGACGATAGCCTGCTGCAACAGATCGCCGAGGAAAATAATCTGTCTGAAACAGCATTTTTGTAG
- a CDS encoding cation:proton antiporter, with protein sequence MPISSLLITVGGLLLAGLVVEGIGRHTPLPRVTLLLAFGFVIGPSGIDLLPDIQQTWFPVIANIALLMVGFLLGEKLVRLLTGRLGGTILKVSIYNVVIAVVAVLVGLWLLDVPLIMALLLAAIASATAPAATTDVIEEARAKGPFTSVLTGVVTIDDAWGMIIFSILLAWALVLGGDGNGLYGLWLGVQDVGGAMLLGALLGAPMAYLTGRIRPGQPTLVEALGFVFLCGGLAEWFGVSFLLTSMVMGSVVYALAGHHKRPFHEIEYIDWPFKILFFILAGAALHVPALFNAGAILLGYILLRIVGKIVGAIIGGRLSGADPVVSRWLGPALLPQAGVAIGMALLASQQFPQFAEDILAISIGATVFFELVGPVFTRLALRRAGEDALMSQHHPKRKQ encoded by the coding sequence ATGCCTATCAGTAGTTTGTTAATTACAGTCGGCGGATTACTGTTGGCTGGCCTGGTGGTAGAAGGGATCGGCAGACATACGCCTTTACCTCGAGTGACATTGCTGCTGGCTTTTGGCTTTGTCATTGGCCCTTCAGGTATCGACTTACTGCCCGATATTCAGCAGACCTGGTTTCCGGTAATAGCCAATATCGCGCTGTTGATGGTTGGCTTCTTACTCGGTGAGAAATTGGTTCGTCTGTTAACCGGCAGACTTGGCGGCACCATTCTCAAGGTCTCTATTTACAATGTAGTGATTGCGGTAGTCGCTGTACTGGTTGGTCTCTGGTTGCTTGATGTACCACTGATCATGGCATTGCTGTTGGCAGCCATCGCGTCGGCTACCGCGCCGGCGGCCACCACCGATGTGATTGAAGAAGCCCGCGCCAAAGGCCCCTTCACCTCGGTTCTGACCGGCGTTGTCACCATAGATGATGCCTGGGGAATGATCATATTCAGCATTTTACTGGCCTGGGCCCTGGTACTTGGTGGCGACGGCAATGGTCTGTACGGTTTATGGCTGGGGGTGCAGGATGTGGGTGGTGCGATGTTGTTAGGCGCACTGCTCGGGGCACCCATGGCCTATCTCACCGGGCGAATCCGGCCCGGACAACCCACGCTGGTCGAGGCGCTCGGCTTCGTATTTTTGTGCGGTGGCCTGGCAGAGTGGTTCGGCGTGTCTTTTTTGCTGACCTCCATGGTCATGGGGTCTGTGGTCTATGCACTGGCCGGGCATCACAAACGGCCATTCCACGAAATTGAGTATATAGACTGGCCTTTTAAAATCCTGTTTTTTATTCTCGCCGGTGCTGCACTGCATGTACCGGCACTGTTCAATGCAGGCGCTATCCTGCTTGGCTACATACTATTGCGAATTGTCGGTAAAATTGTGGGAGCGATTATTGGTGGCAGGCTCAGTGGTGCCGATCCGGTGGTCAGTCGCTGGCTTGGCCCGGCATTACTACCTCAGGCCGGTGTGGCCATTGGCATGGCATTACTGGCAAGCCAGCAGTTTCCACAATTTGCAGAGGATATATTGGCTATCTCCATTGGCGCCACAGTCTTCTTTGAATTAGTGGGTCCTGTTTTTACCAGGCTGGCGCTACGCCGTGCGGGTGAAGATGCCCTGATGAGTCAGCACCATCCGAAACGCAAGCAATAA
- a CDS encoding MAPEG family protein, with amino-acid sequence MDLLYPMFALVVLTAIVGLLTGYRRISSASAGELDPRYFKVMGNYAVPDHIAKFGRNFDNLFEVPVLFYAAGACAMALNMASEWLLIFAWLFVGLRVIHSLIHITYNNPLHRFMAFLLSFVSVVAMWINIILQAGSVTG; translated from the coding sequence ATGGACTTACTTTACCCCATGTTTGCACTGGTAGTACTGACCGCCATTGTGGGTCTTTTAACCGGCTACAGAAGAATCAGCAGTGCCTCTGCCGGCGAGCTTGACCCCAGATATTTTAAAGTCATGGGTAACTATGCCGTGCCCGATCATATTGCTAAATTTGGCCGCAACTTCGATAACCTGTTCGAGGTGCCGGTGCTGTTTTACGCGGCCGGTGCCTGCGCTATGGCGCTGAACATGGCAAGTGAATGGCTGCTGATCTTCGCCTGGCTGTTTGTTGGCTTGCGTGTCATTCACAGCCTGATTCATATTACCTACAACAATCCGTTGCACCGGTTTATGGCCTTTCTGTTGTCTTTTGTCAGCGTGGTGGCGATGTGGATTAACATCATCTTACAGGCCGGTTCTGTAACCGGCTAA
- a CDS encoding VOC family protein, giving the protein MKATGKINYVEFPASQIEQSKRFFSDTFGWVFIDYGPDYTAFSEAGIDGGFYRSDLVADANTGSALIVLYSHDLEATQRKVQECGGKIKKAIFAFPGGRRFHFTDPSGNEFAVWSDILADEPQAG; this is encoded by the coding sequence ATGAAAGCCACCGGCAAAATTAATTATGTGGAGTTTCCCGCCAGTCAGATCGAGCAGAGTAAACGCTTTTTCAGTGACACCTTTGGCTGGGTGTTTATTGATTATGGTCCCGATTACACCGCGTTTAGCGAGGCCGGTATAGACGGCGGCTTTTACCGCTCAGATCTGGTTGCCGATGCCAATACAGGCAGTGCGCTGATCGTGCTTTACAGCCACGATCTGGAAGCCACACAGCGCAAAGTCCAGGAATGTGGTGGGAAAATCAAAAAAGCCATTTTTGCCTTTCCCGGTGGCCGGCGCTTTCATTTCACCGACCCCAGTGGCAACGAGTTTGCCGTATGGTCAGACATACTTGCTGATGAACCCCAGGCAGGTTAG
- a CDS encoding VOC family protein translates to MNLGAFSISLTVKDIKASKAFYEKLGFEAMGGDSDQGWIILKNGDHIIGLFQGMFDKNILTFNPGWDQSAQNLSEFTDVRELRGQLIHRGIHIVRDDIGQKTGPGSIVIEDPDGNPILIDQHR, encoded by the coding sequence ATGAATTTAGGAGCGTTTTCTATCAGCCTGACCGTTAAGGACATCAAGGCGTCAAAAGCATTTTACGAAAAACTGGGATTTGAAGCCATGGGCGGAGACAGCGATCAGGGCTGGATTATTCTTAAAAATGGCGACCATATTATCGGCCTGTTTCAGGGCATGTTCGATAAGAATATTCTCACCTTCAATCCGGGCTGGGATCAGTCTGCCCAAAACCTGAGCGAGTTTACTGACGTCCGCGAGTTACGTGGTCAACTCATTCACCGCGGCATCCATATCGTCAGGGATGATATCGGTCAGAAAACCGGCCCGGGCAGTATAGTGATTGAGGATCCAGACGGTAATCCGATCCTTATCGATCAACACCGTTAA
- a CDS encoding LysE family translocator, producing MNLSDILTLLILMLALAATPSTSVALVVIRSATAGFKHGVAVTCGIVLGDLIFVLLAVAGMAALAEAMGSLFIILRYLAGAYLIWFGISLLRTGNASESLTEQGSGSSLPASFLSGLIITLGDIKAILFYASLFPAFIDVAMIGAAGLVTVIFITVVAVGGVKLGYACAARQIRHRLVRYKEAPHTKVIAGTIMAGAGTYMIIKI from the coding sequence ATGAATCTTTCAGATATATTGACCCTGTTGATACTGATGCTCGCCTTAGCAGCGACTCCCAGCACCAGTGTGGCTCTGGTTGTTATACGCTCTGCTACTGCCGGTTTTAAGCACGGTGTCGCGGTTACCTGTGGCATCGTGCTCGGTGATCTGATTTTTGTGCTGCTGGCCGTCGCTGGTATGGCGGCGCTGGCCGAGGCAATGGGAAGTTTATTTATAATACTGCGCTATCTGGCAGGGGCGTATCTTATCTGGTTCGGTATTAGTCTGCTCAGAACAGGAAACGCTTCTGAATCCTTAACTGAACAGGGCTCAGGATCATCCCTGCCGGCCAGTTTTTTATCTGGCCTGATTATCACTCTTGGCGATATCAAGGCTATATTGTTCTATGCCAGCCTGTTTCCCGCTTTTATTGATGTGGCGATGATCGGAGCCGCCGGGCTGGTGACGGTCATCTTCATCACTGTGGTCGCAGTGGGCGGCGTTAAACTCGGTTATGCCTGTGCGGCGAGACAAATCCGGCATCGGTTGGTCAGATATAAAGAAGCGCCACATACCAAAGTGATTGCGGGCACTATTATGGCTGGAGCCGGAACTTATATGATAATCAAGATATAA
- a CDS encoding RNA polymerase sigma factor, protein MEHEELFPLLCATADGKKEQFAELYTKTSAQIYAVALRILKRKELAEEATQDTFIKVWHGASNYQRSKGTVLTWMVSIVRYRALDLLRYHNIRNEVVLDPDNDAPSTSMDVPSTEQRRLAECIDELDEQQRQAIHLAYYGGLSHQEVVKHLNSPLGTIKSWIRRGLQSLQRCLSL, encoded by the coding sequence ATGGAACATGAAGAGTTATTTCCACTGTTATGTGCTACGGCTGACGGTAAAAAAGAGCAGTTTGCAGAGCTGTATACAAAAACCAGCGCGCAGATTTATGCTGTGGCTCTGAGAATACTCAAACGCAAGGAGCTGGCTGAAGAGGCCACTCAGGATACCTTTATCAAGGTATGGCACGGTGCGTCGAATTATCAGCGCAGCAAAGGTACAGTACTGACCTGGATGGTCAGTATCGTCCGGTACCGGGCTCTGGATTTACTGCGATATCACAACATCAGGAATGAAGTGGTATTAGATCCCGATAACGATGCTCCCAGCACCAGTATGGATGTTCCATCAACTGAGCAGCGCCGGTTGGCCGAATGTATTGATGAACTGGATGAACAGCAGCGTCAGGCCATTCACCTGGCATATTATGGCGGCTTGTCTCATCAGGAGGTTGTCAAACACCTGAATTCACCTCTTGGCACGATTAAAAGCTGGATCCGAAGAGGTTTGCAAAGTTTGCAAAGGTGTCTTTCCCTATGA
- a CDS encoding anti-sigma factor gives MNYHTESLRNALAAEYVLGTLRGSARLRYQKLMMSNQAIAETTWLWEQYLNGMGQDIEPVVPDERVWQGIQEKLGFIEKPAPVAAPDAADQGKQSFWRGPAVLAIAASLFIAVLWSSLTQPPVPVVTHIAVVNDQQTNPLWLIEISDQQLRVRATDQLVALADKDFELWIVPANGNAPISLGVLPKDGELKAPAPESLKSVPINVLAVSLEPLGGSPTGQPTEVLYTSNLTTV, from the coding sequence ATGAATTATCATACCGAATCCTTACGCAATGCGCTGGCGGCAGAATATGTTCTGGGCACCCTTCGTGGAAGTGCACGCCTGCGTTATCAGAAACTGATGATGTCAAATCAGGCCATCGCTGAAACCACCTGGCTGTGGGAACAGTACTTAAACGGTATGGGTCAGGACATCGAGCCGGTTGTGCCCGATGAGCGGGTCTGGCAGGGTATCCAGGAAAAACTGGGGTTCATTGAAAAACCAGCGCCCGTGGCTGCGCCCGATGCGGCAGATCAAGGCAAGCAGAGTTTCTGGCGGGGCCCCGCAGTGCTGGCCATTGCAGCTTCGTTGTTTATTGCTGTGCTGTGGAGCAGCCTGACTCAGCCCCCGGTGCCTGTGGTTACGCATATTGCAGTGGTCAATGATCAGCAGACTAACCCGCTGTGGTTAATCGAGATCTCTGATCAGCAATTGCGGGTCAGAGCGACGGATCAGCTGGTTGCTCTTGCTGATAAAGATTTTGAGCTTTGGATAGTCCCTGCGAACGGCAATGCGCCAATCTCACTCGGGGTACTGCCCAAAGATGGCGAGTTGAAGGCTCCGGCGCCTGAAAGCCTCAAGTCGGTGCCGATCAATGTGTTGGCGGTCAGTCTTGAGCCTCTTGGGGGCTCGCCAACAGGACAGCCGACCGAGGTGTTGTATACCTCAAACCTGACAACGGTATAA
- a CDS encoding DUF4331 domain-containing protein, which produces MQHFHKYAMALIAGAVAFSTAASSHREAPGVTQTPTIDSTDFYAFNSYESGREDYVTLIANYIPLQDAYGGPNYFAMHPRAHYAIHIDNDGDAVEDLSFVFDFDAKLGADGNGIALAVGPQDNQKTVMVPLKNVGPVSLDSSAAANFFESYTVELVQGSQGNGNRTTLSANGSTSLGKPLDFIGTKTFGSVAGYEQYASQFVYTTELPGCDMPARIFVGQRKDPFVVNLGKTFDLVNYVPVEGDSAPGAGDGNGFPGGVTQAGENDDLANKNVTSIAVEVPKSCITGEGNGVIGSWTTASLPQASVLNPNATFDKPAVAGGAMTQVSRLGSPLVNELVIGIGDKDRFSSSHPSDDAQFADYVTHPTLPELLNILFRDAVNGTLGTSFETLAPTHFPRNDLITAFLTGFAGVNQLATVTPSEMLRLNTAIPAVPVAEQSSFGVAGDDLAGFPNGRRPGDDVVDIALRVVMGALCYPIPVNGEATNLGLCEESDANVGNVPFTDGAPIDATMMENQFPYLATPLPGSN; this is translated from the coding sequence ATGCAGCATTTTCATAAATATGCCATGGCGCTGATTGCTGGTGCCGTGGCGTTCTCAACTGCAGCATCCAGCCACCGGGAAGCACCCGGTGTCACTCAAACTCCGACTATTGATTCCACAGACTTCTATGCGTTTAACAGCTATGAGTCTGGCAGAGAGGATTATGTCACCCTGATAGCCAATTATATTCCTCTGCAGGACGCCTACGGTGGGCCTAACTACTTTGCTATGCACCCACGGGCACATTATGCGATTCATATTGATAATGATGGTGACGCGGTAGAGGATCTGTCATTCGTTTTTGACTTTGATGCCAAACTTGGCGCTGATGGCAATGGAATCGCTTTAGCGGTGGGACCGCAGGACAACCAGAAAACGGTGATGGTACCTCTGAAAAATGTTGGCCCGGTGAGTCTCGACTCCAGTGCGGCAGCCAACTTTTTTGAAAGTTATACCGTGGAACTTGTGCAGGGCAGCCAGGGAAACGGCAACCGCACAACCTTATCAGCCAATGGATCAACGTCTTTGGGTAAGCCACTGGATTTTATTGGCACCAAAACCTTTGGCAGCGTAGCCGGTTATGAGCAATATGCCAGCCAGTTTGTTTATACGACAGAGCTGCCGGGTTGCGATATGCCAGCCAGAATCTTTGTCGGCCAACGCAAAGACCCCTTTGTGGTCAACCTGGGAAAAACTTTTGATTTGGTCAATTACGTACCGGTAGAAGGTGACAGCGCCCCGGGCGCGGGCGATGGTAATGGTTTTCCCGGAGGTGTGACACAAGCTGGTGAGAATGACGACCTGGCGAATAAGAATGTTACCAGTATCGCAGTGGAAGTCCCTAAATCCTGCATAACGGGTGAGGGTAATGGTGTGATTGGTAGCTGGACCACCGCCAGTTTGCCTCAGGCCAGCGTTTTAAACCCCAATGCGACCTTTGATAAACCAGCAGTAGCTGGTGGCGCCATGACCCAGGTATCCCGACTGGGTAGTCCACTGGTCAATGAGCTGGTCATTGGTATTGGTGATAAAGACAGGTTTTCCTCGTCACATCCCAGTGATGATGCGCAGTTTGCCGATTATGTTACCCATCCTACGTTACCTGAGCTGCTCAATATATTGTTCCGTGACGCGGTAAACGGCACGCTGGGTACGTCGTTTGAAACTCTGGCACCCACTCATTTTCCACGTAATGACCTGATCACCGCATTTTTAACCGGCTTTGCCGGTGTTAATCAGCTCGCCACTGTTACGCCATCAGAGATGCTGCGTCTGAATACAGCAATCCCTGCGGTACCTGTCGCTGAGCAATCATCCTTTGGTGTAGCAGGAGATGATTTGGCCGGGTTCCCCAATGGCCGTCGGCCGGGTGACGATGTGGTAGATATTGCGCTGCGTGTGGTGATGGGAGCGCTGTGTTATCCCATTCCTGTCAACGGAGAAGCCACCAATCTGGGTTTGTGTGAAGAGTCGGATGCCAATGTCGGTAATGTACCTTTCACAGACGGTGCGCCAATTGATGCGACTATGATGGAGAATCAATTTCCCTATCTGGCAACCCCTCTGCCGGGTTCAAACTAA
- a CDS encoding Ig-like domain-containing protein gives MSRFIFVSLLLLPLSGCFNGDDSKPEVPEVNTPPVAMDAQLITQTEVAINDSLEASDKESDMLSFALEQEAVNGTVTVMQNGEFSYTPDIEYTGTDSFRFSVTDNQNPPVSGQVSITIEALPVLFSNLSRNAFEQSFDAMPLRLNGRDVSNDVMDPAAYDDLLVDE, from the coding sequence ATGAGTAGATTTATATTTGTCAGTTTACTGTTACTGCCCCTGAGTGGTTGCTTTAACGGTGATGACTCAAAACCTGAAGTGCCGGAGGTTAACACACCTCCGGTGGCGATGGATGCGCAACTGATTACCCAAACTGAGGTGGCGATCAATGACAGCCTCGAGGCCAGCGATAAGGAAAGTGACATGCTTTCTTTTGCGCTGGAGCAGGAAGCCGTTAATGGCACCGTGACGGTTATGCAAAACGGTGAGTTCAGCTATACGCCGGATATTGAGTACACCGGTACGGACAGCTTCAGATTCTCAGTAACGGACAATCAGAACCCTCCTGTGTCCGGGCAGGTGTCGATCACAATAGAGGCGTTGCCGGTATTGTTTTCCAATCTCAGCCGTAATGCCTTTGAACAATCCTTCGACGCGATGCCGTTGCGTTTAAATGGTCGTGATGTCAGCAATGATGTGATGGATCCGGCGGCTTACGATGACCTGCTGGTCGATGAGTAA